A single window of Desulfovibrio sp. G11 DNA harbors:
- the hslU gene encoding ATP-dependent protease ATPase subunit HslU, whose translation MSTLTPREIVAELNKFVVGQEQAKRMVAVAVRNRWRRQHLSSDLRDEVSPKNIIMMGPTGVGKTEIARRLARLSGAPFIKVEATKFTEVGYVGRDVESMVRDLMEIGINLVRDEENARVRKAAEAAAESRLMDLLLPNSFGQEERASTREKLLQQFRLGFLDEREVEMEVTEQGGGGVDIFAIPGMEQMGGQVKDMFSKAFPPKHSRRKMKIRDAFNVLVQEESGKLVDQDALSQRAKERVEQTGIIFIDEIDKIASSSQNRTSDISREGVQRDLLPIVEGSSVNTKYGMIRTDHILFIAAGAFHFSKPSDMIPELQGRFPLRVELQALGREEFLRILTEPDNALTKQYEALLGTEQIRLSFTMDGLEEIAAFAEDINSRTENIGARRLYTIMEKILADISFDAPDMPGAQIVVNKDYVVEHLQDVRGDQDLTQYIL comes from the coding sequence ATGAGCACTTTGACACCGCGTGAGATTGTGGCTGAACTCAATAAATTTGTCGTGGGCCAGGAGCAGGCCAAGCGCATGGTTGCCGTTGCCGTGCGCAATCGCTGGCGCAGGCAGCATCTTTCGTCGGATCTGCGCGATGAAGTTTCGCCGAAAAATATTATCATGATGGGTCCCACCGGCGTGGGCAAAACAGAGATCGCCCGCCGTCTGGCCCGGCTTTCCGGTGCACCTTTCATCAAGGTTGAAGCCACAAAGTTTACCGAAGTGGGCTATGTGGGACGCGATGTGGAATCTATGGTGCGAGATCTTATGGAAATCGGCATCAACCTCGTACGCGACGAAGAGAACGCCCGTGTGCGCAAGGCTGCCGAAGCCGCTGCGGAATCGCGCCTTATGGATCTTTTGCTGCCCAACTCCTTTGGTCAGGAGGAGCGGGCATCCACCCGTGAAAAACTTTTGCAGCAGTTTCGTCTGGGCTTTCTGGATGAGCGCGAAGTGGAAATGGAAGTGACGGAACAGGGCGGAGGTGGCGTGGATATTTTCGCTATCCCCGGCATGGAGCAGATGGGCGGCCAGGTCAAGGACATGTTCAGCAAGGCCTTTCCCCCCAAGCACAGCCGCCGGAAAATGAAAATTCGCGATGCCTTCAATGTGCTGGTACAGGAAGAATCGGGAAAACTGGTGGATCAGGATGCCCTGAGCCAACGCGCCAAAGAGAGGGTGGAGCAGACAGGCATCATCTTTATTGACGAAATAGACAAGATTGCCAGTTCTTCGCAAAACCGCACATCGGACATTTCGCGCGAAGGGGTACAACGTGACCTTTTGCCTATAGTGGAAGGCAGTTCGGTAAATACCAAGTACGGCATGATACGCACCGACCACATTCTTTTTATCGCCGCCGGGGCGTTTCACTTCAGCAAACCGTCAGACATGATTCCCGAACTGCAGGGGCGTTTTCCGCTGCGTGTGGAGCTTCAGGCTCTGGGCCGTGAGGAGTTTTTGCGTATCCTGACCGAGCCTGACAATGCGCTCACCAAGCAGTACGAAGCCTTGCTCGGCACAGAGCAGATACGCCTGAGCTTTACTATGGACGGGCTGGAAGAGATTGCCGCCTTTGCTGAAGATATCAACTCGCGTACAGAAAATATCGGCGCACGCCGTCTGTATACCATTATGGAAAAAATTCTGGCCGACATTTCATTTGATGCTCCGGATATGCCGGGCGCGCAGATTGTGGTCAACAAGGATTATGTGGTTGAGCACTTGCAGGATGTACGCGGCGATCAGGATTTGACGCAGTATATTCTCTAG
- a CDS encoding IS256 family transposase, giving the protein MMVDPKDIPDELIDALLANYQKPDDLLGKNGILEQLTKRVMERALQAEMTYHLGHEKHGRVANASGNTRNGTSKKTLKGKNGSLPIAIPRDRDGSFEPQLVEKHQTHWQGLDDSIISLYARGMSVREIQGHLKELYHTDVSPALISAVTDEVAEDVRQWQGRPLDAIYPILYLDCIHVKVRDSGTVGTKAVYLALGVTMSGVKDLLGMWISPNEGAKFWLSVVTELRNRGVQDIFIACVDGLKGFPEAIESVFPKTQIQLCIVHLVRNSLKFVGWKERKTVAADLREIYSSPTAELAQSALERLEHKYNSSYPLITKSWRAHWQRIIPFFDYPPEIRKVIYTTNAIESLNMSLRKVTKAKGAFPHDEAVFKIFWLALRNISKKWTMPIRDWKAALNRFAIQFEERFPT; this is encoded by the coding sequence ATGATGGTCGACCCCAAAGATATACCCGATGAGTTAATTGACGCTCTGCTTGCCAACTATCAAAAGCCCGACGACCTGCTGGGAAAAAACGGCATTCTGGAACAACTGACCAAGCGAGTTATGGAGCGCGCTTTGCAAGCGGAGATGACCTACCATCTGGGGCATGAAAAACATGGCAGAGTTGCCAACGCCAGCGGCAACACCCGCAACGGCACAAGCAAAAAAACCTTGAAGGGGAAGAACGGCTCTTTGCCCATTGCGATTCCTCGAGACCGGGACGGCAGTTTTGAGCCGCAGTTGGTGGAAAAGCATCAGACCCACTGGCAAGGTTTAGATGATAGCATCATTTCGCTATATGCCCGTGGCATGAGCGTACGCGAAATCCAGGGGCATCTGAAAGAGCTGTATCACACAGACGTTTCACCGGCGCTTATCAGCGCGGTAACCGATGAAGTGGCCGAGGATGTCCGTCAATGGCAAGGCCGCCCTCTGGATGCCATTTATCCTATCCTTTACCTGGACTGCATCCACGTTAAGGTGCGCGATTCCGGCACGGTCGGTACCAAGGCGGTGTATCTGGCCCTTGGCGTGACCATGAGCGGCGTGAAAGATTTGTTGGGTATGTGGATCTCCCCGAACGAGGGCGCAAAGTTCTGGCTGTCCGTGGTGACGGAACTGCGAAACCGGGGAGTGCAGGACATCTTCATCGCCTGCGTGGACGGGCTTAAGGGCTTTCCGGAGGCCATTGAAAGCGTATTTCCTAAAACGCAAATCCAGCTGTGCATTGTGCATCTGGTCCGGAACAGCTTGAAATTCGTGGGCTGGAAGGAGCGTAAAACCGTTGCCGCCGACCTGAGGGAAATATACAGCTCGCCAACGGCAGAACTGGCCCAGTCAGCCCTTGAGCGCCTGGAACACAAATACAATTCCAGTTATCCGCTCATCACAAAATCCTGGCGGGCCCACTGGCAGCGGATAATCCCCTTCTTTGACTACCCGCCGGAAATCCGGAAGGTGATCTATACGACGAATGCCATAGAATCGCTGAACATGAGCCTGCGCAAGGTGACCAAAGCCAAGGGGGCTTTCCCCCACGATGAGGCCGTTTTCAAAATCTTCTGGCTGGCGCTGCGAAATATCAGCAAAAAATGGACTATGCCCATCAGGGATTGGAAGGCAGCGTTGAACAGATTCGCCATACAATTTGAGGAAAGATTTCCAACTTAA
- a CDS encoding MotA/TolQ/ExbB proton channel family protein: MNSMIEAVLQATLISKCVLVLLLFMSVSSWAYMCGKWLTLRSAQRRTQRGLVAFDDAGELCQALPVMEADRQSPLYGITRRAVREYNRLTRTGDTERLLNDNVRRALHFAIAEEVARLKSSLALLATAANTAPFIGLFGTVWGIMHSFTAIAQMKSVSLATVAPGIAEALIATAVGLFVAIPAVCGYNVFRAKLVYIEGVCINYAGQLLNRLQHEAPEYSKGINFAGER; encoded by the coding sequence ATGAATTCCATGATTGAGGCTGTGCTGCAGGCTACGCTTATTTCCAAATGTGTGCTGGTACTGCTGTTGTTTATGTCTGTGTCCAGTTGGGCGTACATGTGCGGAAAGTGGTTGACCTTGCGCTCTGCCCAGCGCCGTACCCAAAGAGGGCTTGTGGCCTTTGACGATGCCGGAGAGTTGTGCCAGGCCCTGCCTGTAATGGAGGCTGACCGCCAGTCGCCCCTGTACGGCATCACCCGCCGCGCTGTGCGCGAGTACAACCGCCTCACCCGCACGGGAGATACCGAGCGCCTGCTTAATGACAACGTGCGCCGTGCCCTGCATTTCGCCATTGCCGAAGAAGTCGCACGGCTCAAGTCCTCTCTGGCCCTGCTCGCCACCGCCGCCAATACGGCCCCGTTCATCGGCCTGTTCGGCACAGTGTGGGGAATCATGCATTCCTTTACTGCCATTGCCCAGATGAAGAGCGTGTCGCTGGCAACAGTGGCCCCCGGCATAGCTGAAGCGCTTATTGCCACGGCAGTGGGCCTGTTTGTGGCTATTCCCGCCGTGTGCGGCTACAACGTGTTCAGGGCAAAGCTGGTATATATTGAAGGCGTGTGCATCAACTACGCCGGTCAGCTGCTCAACCGCCTGCAACATGAAGCGCCGGAATACAGCAAAGGCATCAACTTTGCCGGGGAGCGCTGA
- a CDS encoding ExbD/TolR family protein: MASSADDDFVADINVTPFVDVMLVLLIIFMVTAPMMTEGIDVALPKVETSEVLPTEDDHIILTIKSNGALFLDDYETGMADLPDVLGVRVKNAGRQLFVRADKDVPYGMVMHVMDRVRGAGISDVGLVTTSVPDFDDITGGNTADVPAASQKKEGNLP; the protein is encoded by the coding sequence ATGGCCTCATCCGCTGATGACGATTTTGTTGCCGACATCAACGTAACCCCATTTGTGGACGTCATGCTGGTATTGCTGATCATTTTTATGGTCACGGCCCCCATGATGACAGAAGGAATTGATGTGGCCCTGCCCAAGGTGGAAACTTCAGAAGTTCTGCCCACAGAGGACGACCATATCATCCTGACCATCAAGTCCAATGGAGCGCTATTTCTTGACGATTATGAAACAGGCATGGCCGACCTGCCCGACGTGCTCGGTGTGCGCGTAAAAAATGCCGGGCGGCAGCTTTTTGTGCGTGCCGACAAGGACGTGCCCTACGGCATGGTCATGCATGTTATGGACCGTGTACGTGGAGCGGGCATCAGCGATGTGGGGCTTGTGACCACATCCGTCCCCGATTTCGACGACATCACAGGCGGCAATACGGCGGACGTACCCGCAGCTTCGCAAAAGAAAGAGGGCAATCTGCCATGA
- a CDS encoding energy transducer TonB, with amino-acid sequence MKVAARGTTLFFSLGMHSLLLGGLLFLARETPNTTERVYRVALAEFAPTPSLPPPQAAAEPPAPPPPPAPKKQEVQPQKPVEPKPDVKKISPKKNNVPLPKEQAAPPRPEALTPPAPAGPQPRTVGGFSAYESDSLDQRPSITRRVVPEYPIKARRMNVQGSVKVRLVVDSSGQPRNCEIISATPDGYFEEAALKAAQRMRFAPGKLKGQPVNTLVVIPFAFSLR; translated from the coding sequence ATGAAGGTAGCCGCTCGTGGCACAACCCTGTTTTTTTCCCTGGGTATGCACTCTTTGCTGCTGGGCGGTTTGTTGTTTCTGGCTAGAGAAACGCCCAATACCACGGAAAGAGTGTACCGTGTAGCGCTTGCCGAATTTGCCCCGACCCCCAGCCTGCCACCACCACAGGCGGCAGCTGAACCGCCTGCGCCGCCTCCGCCTCCAGCACCAAAAAAGCAGGAAGTTCAGCCTCAAAAGCCTGTGGAACCAAAACCGGATGTAAAAAAAATCAGCCCCAAAAAGAACAATGTCCCCCTGCCCAAAGAGCAGGCGGCCCCTCCACGGCCGGAGGCACTGACACCTCCTGCGCCCGCCGGGCCGCAACCCCGCACCGTGGGTGGTTTCAGTGCGTATGAGAGCGACTCGCTGGACCAACGCCCGAGTATTACCCGGCGTGTTGTTCCCGAATACCCCATCAAAGCCCGACGCATGAATGTCCAGGGTTCCGTCAAGGTGCGTCTTGTGGTGGATTCCTCCGGCCAGCCCCGGAACTGCGAAATTATCAGCGCAACACCGGATGGCTATTTTGAAGAGGCTGCGCTCAAGGCAGCCCAAAGGATGCGCTTTGCGCCCGGCAAACTCAAAGGGCAACCGGTAAACACTCTGGTAGTGATTCCCTTTGCGTTCAGCCTGCGGTAG
- a CDS encoding IS30 family transposase: protein MGYAHLAREERYYICQAVKSGTSLRAIAKAIGRSVSTVSRELARNTGARGYRYRQAHKRSQKRQTSKGKKRIGLEVWTYVEQCLHQDFSPEQISGVLKRKGFALSHEWIYQYILADKKRGGTLHSHLRCQRKRKRRYGKPDRRGQIKGRISIDIRPSIVAERSRLGDWEADTVEGSKGGPVLVTLAERKSRLFLFGKAPNKSASEVRRVIEGLLTPIKDFVQTITYDNGKEFSYHADVSATLEAQGFFAHPYHSWERGLNENSNGLLRQYFPKGVSLASVTQDEIIAAMCRLNWRPRKCLGFKTPYEVFLEDANTQGLGVAL from the coding sequence ATGGGCTATGCACACCTTGCCAGGGAAGAACGGTACTACATCTGCCAGGCAGTGAAAAGTGGAACGTCACTGAGGGCCATAGCCAAAGCGATAGGCCGTAGCGTCTCAACTGTAAGCCGCGAACTTGCGCGAAATACCGGGGCGCGTGGCTACCGCTACAGGCAGGCACACAAGCGCAGTCAGAAAAGGCAGACCAGTAAAGGGAAGAAGCGCATTGGCCTTGAGGTATGGACGTATGTTGAACAGTGTCTGCACCAGGACTTCAGTCCGGAGCAAATCTCTGGAGTTCTCAAACGCAAAGGTTTTGCCCTCAGTCATGAATGGATTTACCAGTACATTCTGGCGGACAAAAAACGAGGAGGAACGCTGCACAGCCATTTGCGCTGCCAGCGCAAACGCAAACGACGATATGGCAAACCCGACAGACGAGGTCAAATCAAGGGGCGTATCAGCATAGACATACGCCCGTCCATTGTTGCCGAGCGCTCACGCCTTGGTGATTGGGAGGCTGATACCGTTGAAGGCAGTAAAGGAGGCCCCGTTTTGGTGACACTTGCAGAGCGTAAAAGTCGTCTTTTCCTGTTTGGCAAGGCTCCCAACAAAAGCGCCAGCGAAGTAAGGCGGGTCATTGAAGGACTCTTGACACCCATTAAGGACTTTGTTCAGACTATTACCTATGATAACGGCAAGGAGTTCAGCTACCATGCCGATGTGTCAGCTACACTCGAGGCTCAGGGATTTTTTGCGCACCCCTACCATTCGTGGGAGCGTGGCTTGAACGAGAACTCCAATGGCCTTCTACGCCAATACTTCCCCAAGGGGGTAAGCTTGGCATCGGTCACGCAAGATGAGATCATAGCGGCAATGTGCCGCTTGAACTGGCGGCCTAGAAAATGCCTTGGGTTTAAGACACCCTATGAAGTTTTTTTAGAAGACGCCAATACCCAAGGACTGGGTGTTGCACTTTGA
- a CDS encoding IS4 family transposase — MPHKEILDLSHHTTLFSQLLSLIPGHVFEKLERKHKTGRSSRQFGFKEQFTVMAFIQLAARRSLRDGLRALEAAKRRLYHLGLKSVARSTVADANNSRPVEFFKDLFAEMYGLCHLRAPRHKFRFKCKLYSMDATTISLCLSIFPWASFRRNKAGVKVNTVLDHDGYIPAFLDINNAKTHESRMAKSLSLPKGSIVTFDKGYICYSWFRMLTAKGIFFVTRLKSNAAYKLVDRRAVDRKTGVTSDHIIDVSSRGKTTRLRRIGYRDAKTGKRYEFLTNHFRLSAKTIADIYKERWQIEIFFREVKQNLHIKSFVGRSENAVHIQIYTALTVYLLLAYQKFLSKLGLSVQQLFELICLNLFGKDSLEELLNPRRRKTINTYSYSLLAMGA; from the coding sequence TTGCCACACAAGGAGATTTTGGACTTGAGCCATCATACTACACTCTTCTCTCAACTGCTATCCCTGATACCGGGACATGTTTTTGAAAAACTCGAACGCAAGCACAAAACTGGCCGCTCTTCACGCCAATTTGGATTCAAGGAGCAATTCACCGTCATGGCCTTTATCCAACTCGCTGCAAGGCGCTCTTTACGCGATGGGCTTCGCGCCTTGGAGGCGGCCAAGAGACGGCTGTATCACCTCGGCTTGAAATCAGTAGCGCGTTCCACGGTTGCCGATGCCAACAATTCAAGGCCTGTGGAATTTTTCAAAGACCTGTTCGCTGAAATGTATGGCCTGTGCCATCTTCGTGCGCCTCGTCACAAATTCCGCTTCAAGTGCAAGCTGTACAGCATGGACGCCACCACCATCAGCCTATGCCTGTCCATCTTTCCCTGGGCGTCGTTCCGGCGGAACAAGGCTGGCGTGAAAGTAAATACCGTGCTTGACCACGATGGCTACATTCCCGCTTTTCTCGATATCAACAATGCCAAAACCCACGAAAGCCGCATGGCCAAAAGTCTTTCATTGCCAAAGGGTTCCATCGTCACCTTCGATAAAGGCTATATCTGCTATTCCTGGTTTCGCATGTTGACCGCGAAGGGCATTTTCTTCGTAACCCGACTGAAGAGCAATGCTGCCTATAAGCTCGTTGATCGCCGCGCCGTAGACCGGAAAACCGGGGTCACGTCCGATCACATCATTGACGTGAGCAGCCGGGGAAAAACCACTCGTCTACGCAGAATCGGCTATCGCGATGCGAAAACCGGCAAACGGTACGAATTTTTGACCAACCATTTCCGCCTGTCCGCCAAGACAATTGCTGATATCTATAAAGAACGCTGGCAAATTGAAATATTCTTCCGCGAAGTCAAACAAAATCTGCATATTAAAAGCTTTGTCGGGCGCTCGGAGAATGCGGTGCACATCCAGATTTATACGGCCCTGACCGTGTATTTACTCCTGGCCTATCAGAAATTCCTGAGCAAGCTTGGGCTGTCGGTGCAACAACTCTTCGAGCTCATTTGCTTGAATCTGTTCGGCAAGGATTCTCTGGAAGAACTTCTGAATCCACGAAGACGAAAAACTATAAACACCTATAGTTATAGCCTGTTAGCTATGGGTGCTTAA
- a CDS encoding IS4 family transposase has protein sequence MSHHNTLFSQMLSLIPRHVFQKLEHRHKVGRASRKFGFKEQFTAMAFIQLAARRSMRDGLRCLAAAGNRLYHWGLKNVPRSTFADANNSRPVGFFKDLFAEMYGLCQPHAPRHKFRFKCKLYSMDATTISLCLSVFPWASFRRNKAGVKVNTVLDHDGYIPAFVDISNAKTHESRMAKSLSLPKGSIVTFDKGYIAYSWFQLLATKGIFFVTRLKDNAVFKLLERRPVNRKTGVTSDHIIEVKNSRGKTLRLRRIGYRDAKTGKRYEFLTNHFRLSAKTIADIYKERWQIEIFFREVKQNLHIKSFVGRSENAVLIQIYTALTVYLLMAYQKILSKLKLSVQQLFELICVNLFGKDSLEELLKPRRSKTQNSYSLSLLAMVA, from the coding sequence ATGAGTCACCATAATACACTTTTCTCCCAGATGCTATCTCTGATTCCCAGACATGTTTTTCAAAAGCTCGAACACCGGCACAAAGTAGGGCGGGCCTCACGCAAATTCGGCTTCAAGGAGCAGTTCACCGCCATGGCCTTTATTCAGCTTGCCGCGAGGCGTTCCATGCGTGACGGGCTCCGGTGTCTGGCTGCCGCCGGAAACCGCCTGTACCATTGGGGCCTGAAAAACGTGCCCCGCTCGACTTTCGCCGACGCCAACAATTCAAGGCCCGTGGGCTTTTTCAAGGACTTGTTCGCTGAAATGTACGGACTTTGCCAGCCGCATGCGCCTCGTCACAAATTTCGCTTCAAGTGCAAACTGTACAGCATGGACGCTACCACCATCAGCCTTTGCCTGTCCGTCTTCCCCTGGGCATCGTTCCGGCGGAACAAAGCCGGGGTGAAGGTAAATACCGTGCTTGATCACGATGGCTACATCCCTGCCTTCGTCGATATCAGCAATGCCAAAACCCACGAAAGCCGCATGGCCAAAAGCCTTTCGCTGCCAAAAGGCTCCATTGTGACCTTTGACAAAGGCTATATAGCCTATTCCTGGTTTCAGCTTTTGGCGACAAAGGGCATCTTCTTCGTCACGCGCCTCAAAGATAACGCCGTATTCAAGCTGCTGGAACGCCGTCCTGTCAATCGTAAAACAGGCGTCACCTCTGACCATATTATCGAAGTGAAAAACAGTCGGGGAAAAACCTTGCGCTTACGCCGAATAGGCTACAGGGATGCCAAAACCGGGAAGCGTTACGAGTTCTTGACCAACCACTTTCGCCTGTCAGCGAAAACCATTGCCGACATTTACAAAGAGCGCTGGCAAATCGAAATATTCTTCCGTGAAGTCAAACAAAATCTGCACATCAAAAGCTTTGTCGGGCGCTCTGAGAACGCTGTGCTCATCCAAATTTACACGGCCCTGACAGTGTATTTGCTCATGGCGTACCAAAAAATCCTGAGCAAACTTAAGCTGTCGGTGCAGCAATTATTCGAGCTCATTTGCGTGAATTTGTTCGGCAAAGACTCCCTGGAAGAACTCCTGAAACCGCGAAGATCAAAAACTCAAAACTCTTACAGTCTCAGCCTATTAGCTATGGTTGCTTAG
- a CDS encoding DNA repair protein RecN encodes MLEYLRIRNLALIEDMELEFEPGMNVLTGETGAGKSFILKALGFLLGDKLSADMVRGGAERAQVEALFTLKDDDIVLRRELLAETGRSRLYINDELRSQDSLRDLRPRLVAHTSQHAQQKLLQPAVQARLLESGLEQPELLAKRDALLSRLTEAAAQRKALLERQAGLAEKRELLEMQQQEIDKVEPEDGEEEQLEEVRAQARSLESVRDNYEQALSLLHGNETEGLLDLLGNFEKVLTRMAKEDESLKPDADAVTALRQQLSHLGGRLRRPPQMEDMPDMDQVEERLFALAQLKRKLHRTLPEILSLRDEITENLSFLDVCALDLARLGREEEALVQELTALVETIIPIRRKAALALASALEEELRQLGFSEQVQVIPHFEKQEIWPGVMDERGRILWAPNPGQPPQPLDKIASGGELSRFLLALASVRQDGENAIFIFDEVDAGVGGLTLNKLAEKLYALAASRQMLLITHWPQLAARARKHFQISKTVRDNATFTLCRPLDKQARHAELARMAGGGAQGEAVAHSLEI; translated from the coding sequence ATGTTGGAATACCTTCGCATTCGCAATCTTGCTCTTATTGAAGATATGGAGCTGGAGTTCGAGCCGGGCATGAACGTTCTCACCGGTGAAACCGGGGCCGGCAAGAGCTTTATCCTTAAGGCTCTGGGCTTTCTGCTGGGCGATAAACTGTCAGCAGATATGGTGCGTGGGGGAGCGGAGCGTGCTCAGGTAGAGGCCCTTTTCACCTTGAAGGATGACGATATTGTGCTGCGACGCGAACTGTTGGCTGAAACCGGCCGCAGCCGCCTTTATATTAACGATGAACTCCGCTCCCAGGATAGCTTGCGTGATCTGCGCCCGCGCCTTGTGGCCCACACAAGCCAGCACGCGCAGCAAAAACTTTTGCAGCCTGCGGTCCAGGCGCGCCTGCTCGAGAGCGGTCTTGAGCAGCCAGAGCTTCTGGCCAAGCGTGACGCCCTGCTCTCCCGCCTGACTGAAGCTGCAGCACAGCGCAAAGCGTTGCTTGAACGGCAGGCCGGGCTTGCCGAAAAACGCGAACTGCTCGAGATGCAACAACAGGAAATTGACAAGGTCGAGCCGGAAGATGGTGAAGAGGAACAGTTGGAGGAGGTGCGCGCCCAGGCGCGTTCACTTGAAAGCGTGCGCGATAACTATGAGCAGGCTCTATCGCTTTTGCACGGAAATGAAACTGAAGGATTGCTGGATCTGCTGGGTAATTTTGAAAAAGTGCTGACCCGCATGGCCAAAGAGGACGAATCGCTCAAGCCTGATGCTGATGCTGTCACTGCCCTGCGCCAGCAATTATCCCATCTGGGTGGGCGCTTGCGCCGCCCACCTCAAATGGAAGACATGCCCGATATGGATCAGGTTGAGGAAAGGCTTTTCGCTTTGGCTCAACTTAAGCGCAAGCTGCACCGGACGCTGCCGGAAATCCTTTCCTTGCGGGATGAAATAACAGAAAATCTTTCATTTCTTGATGTTTGCGCTTTAGATCTGGCCCGCCTTGGGCGGGAAGAAGAGGCTCTGGTTCAGGAACTCACCGCTTTGGTGGAGACGATCATTCCCATTCGTCGCAAGGCGGCTTTGGCCCTGGCTTCGGCCCTGGAAGAAGAATTGCGGCAACTTGGTTTTTCTGAACAGGTGCAAGTGATCCCCCATTTTGAAAAGCAGGAAATCTGGCCCGGCGTTATGGATGAGCGCGGGCGCATCCTGTGGGCGCCAAACCCTGGGCAACCTCCCCAACCTCTGGACAAGATTGCGTCCGGAGGCGAACTTTCCCGCTTTTTACTGGCACTGGCCAGCGTACGGCAGGATGGTGAAAACGCGATTTTTATCTTTGACGAAGTGGATGCCGGGGTGGGAGGGCTTACCCTCAACAAGCTGGCTGAAAAGCTGTATGCGCTCGCTGCAAGCAGGCAAATGCTGCTTATCACGCACTGGCCCCAGCTGGCGGCCCGAGCGCGCAAACATTTTCAGATCAGCAAAACCGTGCGGGATAATGCTACCTTTACCCTTTGCAGACCGCTGGACAAACAGGCCCGGCATGCAGAGCTGGCACGCATGGCCGGGGGCGGCGCACAGGGAGAAGCCGTGGCGCACAGCCTGGAAATCTGA
- a CDS encoding ABC transporter permease gives MLPRAVKNALGRHAMLLIGLFIVLGMSLAALLAPALAPHNPDTLHLNNILEPPSSRFWLGTDRLGRDVFSRLLYGGRVSLWVGFVAVGISISIGTTLGLISGYFRRWVDETIMRIVDIMLCFPSFFLILAVIAFLEPDLTNIMIVIGLTSWMGVTRLVRAEALSLREREFVDAARLAGSSTKKILFYHILPNALAPVLITATLGVAGAILVESSLSFLGLGVQPPTASWGNMLMEGKAVIESAPWLSVYPGLAILVTVLGYNLLGESLRDIFDPRLRR, from the coding sequence ATGCTTCCCCGCGCTGTCAAAAATGCGCTTGGGCGTCATGCCATGCTGCTGATCGGGCTTTTTATTGTCCTTGGCATGTCCCTGGCCGCCCTGCTGGCTCCGGCCCTCGCGCCGCATAATCCGGATACGCTGCATCTGAACAACATTCTTGAACCGCCCTCTTCCCGGTTCTGGCTTGGAACAGACAGGCTCGGTCGCGATGTTTTTTCACGTCTGCTTTATGGCGGGCGGGTGTCTCTATGGGTCGGCTTTGTGGCTGTGGGCATCTCCATCAGCATCGGCACCACGCTTGGCCTGATAAGTGGGTATTTTCGACGGTGGGTGGATGAAACAATCATGCGTATCGTTGACATAATGCTCTGTTTCCCCTCATTTTTTCTTATTCTAGCTGTCATTGCCTTTCTTGAGCCCGATCTTACAAATATCATGATCGTCATTGGACTTACCTCATGGATGGGCGTTACGCGCCTCGTTCGCGCTGAAGCTTTGAGTTTGCGCGAACGCGAATTTGTGGATGCGGCTCGCCTGGCAGGAAGTTCCACAAAAAAAATACTTTTTTATCACATTTTACCCAATGCCTTGGCGCCGGTGCTTATAACCGCTACTCTTGGTGTAGCCGGAGCCATCCTTGTGGAATCAAGCCTGAGTTTTCTCGGTCTTGGCGTGCAGCCACCCACGGCAAGCTGGGGCAATATGCTTATGGAAGGTAAAGCCGTGATCGAGAGCGCCCCTTGGCTGTCGGTTTATCCTGGATTGGCCATTCTTGTGACGGTGCTCGGCTATAACCTGCTTGGTGAAAGTTTGAGAGATATTTTCGATCCCAGGCTGCGGCGCTGA